From Larus michahellis chromosome 8, bLarMic1.1, whole genome shotgun sequence, one genomic window encodes:
- the LOC141747581 gene encoding coagulation factor XIII B chain-like isoform X2, which produces METVMKMRFQSCFFFLVTMYSGKLCAEDKPCDLPRIENGEIAQYYYNFKSYYFPMRKEKKLSYSCMAGYTTETGTQDGRITCTAKGWSPVPQCYKKCNKPLLENGFFYGTETYFKIQEKLQYKCNPGYHTPSGGTEDTVQCRPEGWSSQPSCTRKFESCQVPNLHHGSYFTARQELRVNETLLYKCDEGYHTAGGNTTEAAVCLAHGWSLTPNCTKITCSSLSAIAHGGFYPVKKVYEEGDVVHFFCEENYSVSEFDLIQCYYFGWHPDPPVCEDVKNKCPPPPLPPHARIITLRRTHHNGDKVHIRCQSSFEIRGSEEIQCEEGKWTSPPICIGTMDKGESEAPPSREEHAAVRTSSTYHDEDMKMEQNCPSPPVIKNGGVLGPVLTSYKNGSSVEYGCQHYHSLDGPSTVYCKQGNWTERPTCLEPCTLRVTDMNSNNIELKWRQEELIFLHGDLVEFECKEGYRFLQTTLPSPGRTQCNHGRLNYPKCVMQVPAEKCDSPPSIANGALTLPPLAQYDSGSSVQYNCSDYHFLQGSERIYCSGGQWTSPPVCIEPCTLSKNEMEKNNVLLQGFYKNQVYFYHGDYVGFYCKENHFGEESGTTLFQVQCKRGHLAYPRCVERGK; this is translated from the exons ATGGAGACGGTAATGAAGATGagatttcaaagctgttttttcttcctagttACGATGTATTCAGGCAAACTCTGTGCAGAAG ATAAACCTTGTGATTTGCCACGCATAGAAAATGGAGAGATTGCCCAGTACTATTATAATTTCAAAAGCTACTATTTCCCTATGcgcaaggaaaaaaaactttcctaTTCTTGTATGGCCGGTTACACAACTGAAACTGGGACCCAAGACGGCAGAATAACTTGTACAGCAAAAGGCTGGTCTCCAGTGCCCCAATGCTACA aaaaatgtaACAAGCCTCTTctggaaaatggctttttttacGGTACAGAAACATACTTCAAAATACAGGAGAAACTGCAATACAAATGTAATCCAGGCTACCACACTCCAAGTGGTGGCACTGAGGACACGGTGCAATGTCGGCCAGAAGGATGGTCCTCCCAGCCAAGCTGCACCAGAAAATTTG aGTCGTGTCAGGTACCCAATTTACATCACGGCAGCTACTTCACAGCCCGACAAGAGCTTCGAGTGAATGAAACGCTGCTGTACAAATGTGACGAGGGGTATCACACTGCGGGAGGAAACACGACAGAAGCAGCAGTGTGTCTAGCGCATGGGTGGTCCCTCACTCCAAACTGCACTA AAATAACTTGCTCCTCTTTGAGTGCAATAGCACATGGAGGTTTCTATCCTGTGAAGAAAGTCTATGAAGAGGGAGATGTAGTTCACTTTTTCTGTGAGGAAAATTATTCTGTCAGTGAATTTGACCTAATTCAATGTTATTACTTTGGATGGCACCCAGACCCTCCAGTGTGTGAAG atgtaaAAAATAAATGCCCTCCACCACCGCTTCCTCCTCATGCCCGCATCATCACACTTAGAAGAACACATCATAATGGAGACAAAGTTCATATACGGTGTCAAAGTAGCTTTGAAATAAGAGGATCTGAGGAAATCCAGtgtgaagaaggaaaatggaCATCACCCCCTATTTGTATTG GAACTATGGATAAAGGGGAATCTGAGGCACCACCATCACGCGAGGAACATGCAGCAGTACGGACAAGCAGCACATATCATGATGAAGACATGA AAATGGAGCAAAACTGTCCCTCTCCACCTGTGATTAAAAATGGTGGTGTTCTTGGTCCGGTATTGACAAGTTACAAAAATGGTTCCTCAGTAGAATATGGTTGTCAGCATTACCATTCTTTGGATGGACCTAGTACTGTTTACTGCAAACAAGGAAACTGGACAGAACGACCTACTTGCTTAG AACCATGCACTCTTCGTGTAACTGATATGAACAGCAACAACATAGAGTTGAAATGGAGACAGGAAGAATTAATTTTCCTACATGGTGATCTTGTAGAGTTTGAATGTAAAGAGGGATACCGTTTTCTCCAGACTACCCTTCCATCTCCTGGGAGGACACAGTGTAACCACGGCAGACTGAACTATCCAAAATGTGTTATGCAAG TTCCTGCAGAAAAATGTGACTCTCCACCTTCTATTGCGAATGGTGCTCTCACTCTCCCACCCCTGGCCCAGTATGACAGTGGTTCTTCAGTGCAGTATAATTGCTCTGACTATCATTTTTTGCAAGGATCTGAGAGAATTTACTGTTCTGGAGGACAGTGGACTTCACCACCAGTTTGTATAG AGCCATGTACTTTGTCAAAAAacgaaatggagaaaaataacgTGCTGCTGCAAGGGTTCTATAAGAATCAAGTTTACTTTTACCATGGGGATTATGTTGGATTTTACTGTAAAGAGAACCATTTTGGAGAAGAATCTGGTACAACTTTATTTCAAGTGCAGTGTAAGAGAGGACACCTGGCATATCCAAGATGtgttgaaagaggaaaataa
- the LOC141747581 gene encoding coagulation factor XIII B chain-like isoform X1: MRKEKKLSYSCMAGYTTETGTQDGRITCTAKGWSPVPQCYKKCNKPLLENGFFYGTETYFKIQEKLQYKCNPGYHTPSGGTEDTVQCRPEGWSSQPSCTRKFESCQVPNLHHGSYFTARQELRVNETLLYKCDEGYHTAGGNTTEAAVCLAHGWSLTPNCTKITCSSLSAIAHGGFYPVKKVYEEGDVVHFFCEENYSVSEFDLIQCYYFGWHPDPPVCEDVKNKCPPPPLPPHARIITLRRTHHNGDKVHIRCQSSFEIRGSEEIQCEEGKWTSPPICIGTMDKGESEAPPSREEHAAVRTSSTYHDEDMKMEQNCPSPPVIKNGGVLGPVLTSYKNGSSVEYGCQHYHSLDGPSTVYCKQGNWTERPTCLEPCTLRVTDMNSNNIELKWRQEELIFLHGDLVEFECKEGYRFLQTTLPSPGRTQCNHGRLNYPKCVMQVPAEKCDSPPSIANGALTLPPLAQYDSGSSVQYNCSDYHFLQGSERIYCSGGQWTSPPVCIEPCTLSKNEMEKNNVLLQGFYKNQVYFYHGDYVGFYCKENHFGEESGTTLFQVQCKRGHLAYPRCVERGK, from the exons ATGcgcaaggaaaaaaaactttcctaTTCTTGTATGGCCGGTTACACAACTGAAACTGGGACCCAAGACGGCAGAATAACTTGTACAGCAAAAGGCTGGTCTCCAGTGCCCCAATGCTACA aaaaatgtaACAAGCCTCTTctggaaaatggctttttttacGGTACAGAAACATACTTCAAAATACAGGAGAAACTGCAATACAAATGTAATCCAGGCTACCACACTCCAAGTGGTGGCACTGAGGACACGGTGCAATGTCGGCCAGAAGGATGGTCCTCCCAGCCAAGCTGCACCAGAAAATTTG aGTCGTGTCAGGTACCCAATTTACATCACGGCAGCTACTTCACAGCCCGACAAGAGCTTCGAGTGAATGAAACGCTGCTGTACAAATGTGACGAGGGGTATCACACTGCGGGAGGAAACACGACAGAAGCAGCAGTGTGTCTAGCGCATGGGTGGTCCCTCACTCCAAACTGCACTA AAATAACTTGCTCCTCTTTGAGTGCAATAGCACATGGAGGTTTCTATCCTGTGAAGAAAGTCTATGAAGAGGGAGATGTAGTTCACTTTTTCTGTGAGGAAAATTATTCTGTCAGTGAATTTGACCTAATTCAATGTTATTACTTTGGATGGCACCCAGACCCTCCAGTGTGTGAAG atgtaaAAAATAAATGCCCTCCACCACCGCTTCCTCCTCATGCCCGCATCATCACACTTAGAAGAACACATCATAATGGAGACAAAGTTCATATACGGTGTCAAAGTAGCTTTGAAATAAGAGGATCTGAGGAAATCCAGtgtgaagaaggaaaatggaCATCACCCCCTATTTGTATTG GAACTATGGATAAAGGGGAATCTGAGGCACCACCATCACGCGAGGAACATGCAGCAGTACGGACAAGCAGCACATATCATGATGAAGACATGA AAATGGAGCAAAACTGTCCCTCTCCACCTGTGATTAAAAATGGTGGTGTTCTTGGTCCGGTATTGACAAGTTACAAAAATGGTTCCTCAGTAGAATATGGTTGTCAGCATTACCATTCTTTGGATGGACCTAGTACTGTTTACTGCAAACAAGGAAACTGGACAGAACGACCTACTTGCTTAG AACCATGCACTCTTCGTGTAACTGATATGAACAGCAACAACATAGAGTTGAAATGGAGACAGGAAGAATTAATTTTCCTACATGGTGATCTTGTAGAGTTTGAATGTAAAGAGGGATACCGTTTTCTCCAGACTACCCTTCCATCTCCTGGGAGGACACAGTGTAACCACGGCAGACTGAACTATCCAAAATGTGTTATGCAAG TTCCTGCAGAAAAATGTGACTCTCCACCTTCTATTGCGAATGGTGCTCTCACTCTCCCACCCCTGGCCCAGTATGACAGTGGTTCTTCAGTGCAGTATAATTGCTCTGACTATCATTTTTTGCAAGGATCTGAGAGAATTTACTGTTCTGGAGGACAGTGGACTTCACCACCAGTTTGTATAG AGCCATGTACTTTGTCAAAAAacgaaatggagaaaaataacgTGCTGCTGCAAGGGTTCTATAAGAATCAAGTTTACTTTTACCATGGGGATTATGTTGGATTTTACTGTAAAGAGAACCATTTTGGAGAAGAATCTGGTACAACTTTATTTCAAGTGCAGTGTAAGAGAGGACACCTGGCATATCCAAGATGtgttgaaagaggaaaataa